The sequence TAAAAGTTATTCGGAGAATACGACAATAGGAACGCTGGGTGCAACCTATCTATATAACATTTCTTCCCTTTATCTTATTCCGCTTGTAAACCCTGACGGAGTAGACCTTGTAAATTCAGCGATAGACACAGAAAATGAATATTACATAAGGGCAAAAGAAATAGCCGATAATTATCCGTCTATACCTTTCCCAAGCGGTTGGAAAGCAAATATTGTAGGAACTGACTTAAATCTTAATTACCCTGCTTTCTGGGAGGAGGCAAAAAGGGTCAAAGAGGCTCAGGGAATAACAGGCCCTGCACCGAGAGATTATGTTGGAGATAACCCCCTTTCTGCTGTTGAAAGCAAGGCTGTCTACGACTTTACTCTGTCAAGAAATTTCAGGCTTTCTATCTCTTATCACACTCAGGGGGAGGTTATTTACTGGAAGTTTCTTGATTACAACCCTGAGGGCTCTTATGAAATTGCCTTAAGGTTTGCAAGAAGCAGTGGCTATTTAGTTTCAGAAACCCCTCTTGAATCTGGATATGCAGGGTATAAAGACTGGTTTATCCTAAATTATAACCTGCCAGGTTATACAATAGAGGTTGGAAAAGGAGTTAACCCTCTTCCTATTTCAGAACTTAACAGTATTTATCAGAAAAATGTTGGAATACTTACTGACGCATTGACCTTATAAGAACCTCACGAAAATCTAAAAGCCAAAGGCTTAAGATTTTCGGAGAACCTTGTTGTGTTAATTCACAATAAGAACCTCACGAAAATCTAAAAGCCAAAGGCTTAAGATTTTCGGAGAACCTTGTTGTGTTAATTCACAATAAAAAAAGACAGTGTTTAAAAAAGTTTTTAAGCACTGTCTTTTTTAGCATCTCCTTTTTTGTCTTTGGTTATTTTTTTTGCATTTATACCAATAGTTTGACGACTTTTTGCCAAAAAAACTTGAAAATTGCACAAAGATAGTATATTATTATAATATATAATAATAAAATGTGAAATTTTGTGTTTTTTAAGAAAGGAATGTATAGAATGGCTCAGAATTTATTTAAGTCTGTTGTTTCGCAGTATAAGTCTATTATAGATTATCCGTTTGGCATTTTAGATGATGAGTTTTATGTTATAGCGTCTACTGATGAAAGCGCTGTCGGAAAATGTATGCCTGAACTTGAAGATTTTATTAAAAAAGACAGTCATATTATTTTAAACAGAAACACAGCATATCAGCCAATTTATGTTAAAGGTAAATTAGAATTTATCGTTTATTTGGAAAGCACAGATGCTTCTTCAATTAAACTTCTTAATATTTTAAGTATTGCTCTTTTAAATCTTAAACAGGTTCAGGATGAAAAACTTGACAAGTCTGTTTTTATTAAACATCTTCTTCAGGACAGTATTCTTCCGAGCGATATTTATGTTAAAGCAAAAGAACTTCGCATTTCTACTGATACAAAAAGAGTTGTTTATCTTATAAAGGTTGCCAGTGAACACGGAGAAACCGTGTATGACATTTTATACAGTATGTACCCTTCTAAAAATGTTGACTTTATAGTAAGCATTGATGAAGAAACCATCGTTTTAGTTAAAGAAATGGGCAACAATGTCAGCAGTAAGGATATTGACAAAGAGGCTATGATTATAAAAAACACAATAAATTCTGAAGCTCTTTGTACTGCTAAAATCGGTATCGGCTCTTATGTAGAAACAGTAAGAGAAATTGCTATGTCATATAAAGAAGCAAAGATTGCAATAGAAGTAAGCAAAGTTTTTGATACTGAAAAAGATGTTATAAACTATGAGCATTTAGGAATAGGAAGACTTATTTATCAGCTTCCTACCACTCTTTGCAAAAAGTTTCTTGACGAAGTGTTCAAAAAAGATTCGCTTGAAGAACTTGACGAAGATACAATAGCCACTATTCAGAAATTCTTTGAAAACAGCCTTAACATATCAGAAACAGCAAGAAAACTTTTTATACATAGAAATACTCTTGTATACCGTCTTGATAAAATACAGAAAAACACAGGCCTTGATTTAAGACAGTTTGACGATGCAATTATATTTAAAATTGCTATGATGGTTAAAAAATATCTGTCTGCAAATGTTGTAAAACTCTAATTTAAAGGAGAGACAGTATGATTAAATTCACCAACGTTACAAAGACCTATGAAAATAATAACAACAATGAAATTCACGCTTTAAACAATGTGTCTCTTGATATTAAAAAGGGCGAATTTGTATTTGTTGTAGGAAGTTCGGGTGCAGGTAAATCTACATTAACCAAACTTCTTATTGCAGAGTTTTTCCCTACTGAGGGGGAAATCATTGTTGGCGATACTAATTTAGGTAATCTTACAAGAAAAGAAATTCCGTATTACAGAAGAACTATCGGTATGGTTTTTCAGGACTTCAGATTACTTGAGAATAAAACAGTATATGAAAATGTTGCATTTGCGCTTGAGATAGTGGGGGCAACAAGAAGGCAGATAAGAAGAAGAGTTCCTGATGCTCTAAGCAGAGTAGGCCTTGCAACCAAGGCTTCAAGATACCCGCACGAACTTTCAGGGGGAGAACAGCAAAGAATTGCCATTGCAAGAGCCATTGTTAATAATCCTCAGATTATTATTGCGGACGAGCCTACAGGTAATCTTGACCCAAGAATTTCCAAAGAGATTATGGACATGCTTCTTGAAATAAACAAGGGGGGCGCTACTG is a genomic window of Clostridia bacterium containing:
- a CDS encoding helix-turn-helix domain-containing protein — encoded protein: MAQNLFKSVVSQYKSIIDYPFGILDDEFYVIASTDESAVGKCMPELEDFIKKDSHIILNRNTAYQPIYVKGKLEFIVYLESTDASSIKLLNILSIALLNLKQVQDEKLDKSVFIKHLLQDSILPSDIYVKAKELRISTDTKRVVYLIKVASEHGETVYDILYSMYPSKNVDFIVSIDEETIVLVKEMGNNVSSKDIDKEAMIIKNTINSEALCTAKIGIGSYVETVREIAMSYKEAKIAIEVSKVFDTEKDVINYEHLGIGRLIYQLPTTLCKKFLDEVFKKDSLEELDEDTIATIQKFFENSLNISETARKLFIHRNTLVYRLDKIQKNTGLDLRQFDDAIIFKIAMMVKKYLSANVVKL
- a CDS encoding peptidoglycan-binding protein, whose translation is MRTLTLNDKNYDVYLAKLALFRAIGYDADFSDTYNEEFEETVREFQRAKDLRVDGIFGPDTWQTALPFLYGFTLHTVEQDDTVFNLSEYYSTSADAIIKANPDIDTKNLTVGTRLVIPYLFPLVTDKIPYSSVLTQYILYGLVARYPFLELSKAGNSVMGKSIYTVKIGRGTNEYFYNASHHANEWITTPLLLKFIEEYSKSYSENTTIGTLGATYLYNISSLYLIPLVNPDGVDLVNSAIDTENEYYIRAKEIADNYPSIPFPSGWKANIVGTDLNLNYPAFWEEAKRVKEAQGITGPAPRDYVGDNPLSAVESKAVYDFTLSRNFRLSISYHTQGEVIYWKFLDYNPEGSYEIALRFARSSGYLVSETPLESGYAGYKDWFILNYNLPGYTIEVGKGVNPLPISELNSIYQKNVGILTDALTL
- the ftsE gene encoding cell division ATP-binding protein FtsE is translated as MIKFTNVTKTYENNNNNEIHALNNVSLDIKKGEFVFVVGSSGAGKSTLTKLLIAEFFPTEGEIIVGDTNLGNLTRKEIPYYRRTIGMVFQDFRLLENKTVYENVAFALEIVGATRRQIRRRVPDALSRVGLATKASRYPHELSGGEQQRIAIARAIVNNPQIIIADEPTGNLDPRISKEIMDMLLEINKGGATVIVVTHDKTLVDLMKKRVILLDGGKIVADEERGAYNEVTLI